A single Brachybacterium sillae DNA region contains:
- the pta gene encoding phosphate acetyltransferase gives MSHSVYIASPEGSTGKSAVALGVLEALIARSTRVGVFRPVVKSGVARDYATDLLTSHPGVDQTYDEALGVDSALMVDDPERAQEIILARHAELSQRYSALVVIGSDYDDVANPAELAFNADVAANLGAPVVIVVSGMDRSPDQVAALADVSRSQYVSHHATPIALVVNRAAPESLDAVREAVSERLGGDLLVAALPESPVVMSPTVQALKDAVDGTLVQGSPEWLGRVSLGTVVAAMSLPNVLRRLTENCTVVAPGDRYDLLPGLFMAQQSGTFPTLSSIILTGGYEVPDEVTRLIAGVQQDLPVISSDLTTFDAAIRVGSARGRLTADSPQKLDAARRVLAENLPVDELLARIDVAESTVVTPRMFEFQLLGRARGAKQRIVLPEGDEPRILAAAESLLARGVADLILLGDETAIRAQASQLGHDISEARIVSPHDPELVEKYAAEYARLRAKKGVTLEQARERVQDVSYFGTMMVQMGEADGMVSGAVHSTAHTIRPSFEIIKTKPDAKIVSSVFLMALEDRVLVYGDCAVNPDPTAEQLADIAAQSAATARQFGIDPRVAMLSYSTGTSGSGADVDKVREATELVRAARPELDVEGPIQYDAAVDASVAKTKLPDSAVAGRATVFVFPDLNTGNNTYKAVQRSAGAIAIGPVLQGLNKPVNDLSRGALVEDIINTVVITAIQAQAADQENA, from the coding sequence GTGTCCCACAGCGTGTACATCGCCAGTCCTGAAGGAAGCACCGGCAAGTCGGCCGTCGCCCTCGGCGTGCTCGAAGCCCTGATCGCGCGTTCCACCCGCGTGGGGGTGTTCCGCCCCGTCGTGAAATCCGGGGTGGCCCGCGACTATGCGACCGATCTCCTCACCTCCCACCCGGGGGTCGACCAGACCTACGACGAGGCCCTCGGCGTCGACTCCGCCCTGATGGTGGATGACCCGGAGCGGGCGCAGGAGATCATCCTGGCCCGCCATGCCGAGCTCTCCCAGCGCTACTCGGCGCTGGTGGTGATCGGCTCCGACTACGACGACGTCGCAAACCCGGCGGAGCTGGCGTTCAACGCCGATGTGGCGGCGAACCTCGGCGCCCCGGTGGTGATCGTCGTCTCCGGCATGGACCGCAGCCCCGACCAGGTGGCCGCCCTCGCCGACGTCTCCCGCAGCCAGTACGTCTCCCACCACGCCACGCCCATCGCCCTGGTGGTGAACCGCGCCGCCCCGGAGTCGCTCGACGCGGTGCGGGAGGCGGTCTCGGAGCGCCTCGGCGGGGACCTGCTGGTAGCGGCGCTGCCGGAGAGCCCGGTGGTGATGTCGCCGACCGTCCAGGCCCTCAAGGACGCCGTGGACGGCACCCTGGTGCAGGGCAGCCCCGAGTGGCTGGGCCGCGTGAGCCTCGGCACCGTGGTGGCGGCCATGAGCCTGCCGAACGTGCTGCGCCGCCTCACGGAGAACTGCACCGTGGTGGCCCCCGGCGACCGCTACGACCTGCTGCCCGGACTGTTCATGGCGCAGCAGTCGGGCACCTTCCCCACCCTCAGCTCGATCATCCTCACCGGCGGGTACGAGGTGCCCGATGAGGTCACCCGCCTGATCGCCGGTGTGCAGCAGGACCTGCCGGTGATCTCCAGCGACCTCACCACCTTCGATGCGGCGATCCGCGTGGGCTCGGCCCGTGGGCGCCTCACCGCCGACAGCCCGCAGAAGCTCGACGCCGCCCGCCGTGTGCTCGCCGAGAACCTCCCGGTGGACGAGCTGCTCGCACGGATCGACGTGGCCGAGAGCACCGTGGTGACGCCGCGGATGTTCGAGTTCCAGCTGCTGGGCCGGGCCCGCGGCGCGAAGCAGCGGATCGTGCTGCCGGAGGGCGACGAGCCGCGGATCCTCGCCGCCGCCGAGTCGCTGCTGGCCCGCGGTGTCGCCGATCTGATCCTGCTGGGTGACGAGACCGCGATCCGGGCACAGGCCTCCCAGCTGGGTCACGACATCTCCGAGGCTCGGATCGTCTCCCCGCATGACCCGGAGCTGGTGGAGAAGTACGCCGCCGAGTACGCGCGCCTGCGCGCGAAGAAGGGCGTCACCCTGGAGCAGGCCCGCGAGCGGGTGCAGGACGTCTCCTACTTCGGCACGATGATGGTGCAGATGGGTGAGGCCGACGGCATGGTCTCCGGCGCCGTCCACTCCACCGCCCACACGATCCGGCCGTCCTTCGAGATCATCAAGACGAAGCCCGACGCGAAGATCGTCTCCTCCGTGTTCCTCATGGCCCTGGAGGACCGGGTGCTGGTGTACGGCGACTGCGCCGTGAACCCCGATCCGACGGCGGAGCAGCTGGCGGACATCGCCGCCCAGTCCGCGGCCACCGCGCGCCAGTTCGGCATCGACCCGCGGGTGGCGATGCTGTCGTACTCCACCGGCACCTCCGGTAGCGGGGCGGACGTCGACAAGGTGCGCGAGGCCACCGAGCTGGTGCGCGCCGCGCGTCCGGAGCTCGACGTGGAGGGTCCGATCCAGTACGACGCTGCGGTCGATGCATCCGTCGCGAAGACGAAGCTGCCGGATTCGGCGGTCGCTGGACGTGCCACGGTGTTCGTCTTCCCGGATCTGAACACCGGTAACAACACCTACAAGGCCGTGCAGCGCTCCGCCGGTGCCATCGCCATCGGCCCCGTGCTGCAGGGCCTGAACAAGCCCGTCAACGACCTCTCCCGGGGCGCCCTGGTGGAGGACATCATCAACACCGTGGTCATCACCGCCATCCAGGCGCAGGCCGCTGATCAGGAGAACGCATGA
- a CDS encoding acetate/propionate family kinase — MSAASIVLVLNSGSSSLKFQLLDPTDGAVRARGIVERIGQERASAKIAAGDDEHRWEGAAADHVAAMGVVQELLTQVGLSLTDGSVRAVGHRVVQGGSRFSEATPIDDAVRDAIRELGELAPLHNYAAVDGIDAARALLPQVPHVAVFDTAFFTDLPAAAHTYAIDREVAAEHAIRRYGAHGTSHRFVSEATAQLLAAQGRDVSDLRQIVLHLGNGASASAVRGGRPVDTSMGLTPLEGLVMGTRSGDIDPSVYVHLSRRAGMSPDEVDQLLNKRSGMLGLCGMSDFRDVSEAIAAGDEAATLAMEVYIHRLRKYLGAYTFVLGGLDALTFTAGIGENDDEVRERLLTGLEDLGIVLDREANARRSGEARIISAPESRVVVLVVPTNEELAIARQAVEVIGA; from the coding sequence ATGAGCGCCGCATCCATCGTCCTCGTCCTCAACTCCGGCTCCTCCTCGCTGAAGTTCCAGCTGCTCGACCCCACCGACGGCGCGGTGCGTGCCCGAGGCATCGTCGAGCGCATCGGTCAGGAGCGCGCCTCCGCGAAGATCGCCGCCGGGGACGACGAGCACCGCTGGGAGGGTGCTGCCGCCGACCACGTCGCCGCCATGGGCGTGGTGCAGGAGCTCCTGACGCAGGTGGGGCTGTCCCTCACCGACGGGTCGGTGCGGGCGGTCGGGCATCGCGTGGTGCAGGGCGGGTCCCGGTTCTCCGAGGCCACGCCGATCGACGACGCCGTGCGTGACGCCATCCGGGAGCTGGGCGAGCTCGCGCCGCTGCACAACTATGCGGCGGTCGACGGGATCGACGCCGCCCGCGCTCTGCTGCCGCAGGTGCCGCATGTGGCGGTGTTCGACACCGCCTTCTTCACCGATCTGCCGGCGGCCGCGCACACCTATGCGATCGACCGGGAGGTCGCGGCCGAGCATGCGATCCGCCGGTACGGCGCCCACGGCACCAGCCATCGCTTCGTCTCCGAGGCCACCGCGCAGCTGCTCGCCGCGCAGGGCCGCGACGTCTCCGACCTGCGGCAGATCGTGCTGCACCTGGGCAACGGCGCCTCCGCCTCGGCGGTGCGCGGCGGCCGCCCGGTCGACACCTCCATGGGGCTCACCCCCCTGGAGGGCCTGGTGATGGGCACCCGCTCCGGGGACATCGACCCGTCGGTGTACGTCCACCTGAGCCGCCGGGCGGGGATGTCCCCCGACGAGGTCGACCAGCTGCTGAACAAGCGCTCCGGCATGCTGGGCCTGTGCGGGATGAGCGACTTCCGGGACGTCAGCGAGGCGATCGCCGCCGGTGACGAGGCCGCGACCCTCGCGATGGAGGTGTACATCCACCGGCTGCGCAAGTACCTGGGCGCCTACACCTTCGTGCTCGGGGGGCTCGATGCCCTCACCTTCACCGCGGGCATCGGCGAGAACGACGACGAGGTGCGCGAGCGGCTGCTGACCGGCCTGGAGGACCTAGGGATCGTGCTGGACCGGGAGGCCAATGCCCGCCGCAGCGGGGAGGCACGGATCATCTCCGCCCCGGAGTCGCGGGTCGTGGTGCTGGTGGTGCCGACGAACGAGGAGCTGGCGATCGCGCGTCAGGCGGTGGAGGTCATCGGCGCCTGA
- a CDS encoding GNAT family N-acetyltransferase — MRHELALTRGPVRLRPLDPAADAAALRALVDADSWAGMSVPLPSDDTAMRGHLENLVDRAGDLFLAVELDGRFVGRTALYDVAPGLRTEIGHTIYARDARGGVVNPTAKLLLMQHSFEVLQVGRVALRCDHRNERSRRAILRLGARYEGTLRAFRPAADGTVADVDYFSVLAAEWPAVRDGLEERLRTAGRLSRSAPGR; from the coding sequence ATGCGCCACGAGCTGGCCCTCACGCGGGGTCCGGTGCGGCTACGGCCCCTGGATCCCGCCGCCGACGCCGCCGCGCTGCGGGCCCTCGTCGACGCCGACTCCTGGGCGGGCATGAGCGTGCCGCTACCTTCCGATGACACGGCGATGCGCGGCCACCTCGAGAACCTCGTGGACCGCGCAGGGGACCTGTTCCTCGCGGTCGAGCTCGACGGGCGCTTCGTCGGCCGCACCGCGCTGTACGACGTGGCGCCGGGGTTGCGCACCGAGATCGGCCACACCATCTACGCGCGGGACGCCCGGGGTGGGGTCGTCAACCCGACCGCCAAGCTGCTGCTGATGCAGCATTCCTTCGAGGTCCTGCAGGTGGGGCGGGTGGCGCTGCGCTGCGATCATCGCAACGAGCGCTCCCGCCGCGCGATCCTGCGTCTGGGTGCCCGGTACGAGGGGACCCTGCGCGCCTTCCGTCCCGCCGCTGACGGAACCGTCGCGGACGTCGACTACTTCAGCGTGCTGGCGGCGGAGTGGCCGGCGGTGCGGGACGGGCTGGAGGAGCGGCTCAGAACCGCTGGGCGGCTTTCCCGCTCCGCACCCGGGCGATGA
- a CDS encoding GuaB3 family IMP dehydrogenase-related protein, with translation MSEIEIGRNKRGRRSYSFDDVAVVPSRRTRDPEDVSTAWQVDAYRFEIPIFAAPMDSVMSPATAIALGRAGGLGVLDLEGLWTRYEDPTAQFEAIADADEDSVVETLRQAYSAPIQPELITARIRELREAGVTAAGALSPQRTQEHYRTVIDAGVDIFVIRGTTVSAEHVSSGREPLNLKRFIYELDVPVIVGGCATYTAALHLMRTGAAGVLVGFGGGAAQTTRETLGISVPLATAVADVAAARRDYMDESGGRYVHVIADGGLGRSGDLVKAIACGADGLMVGAALARAAEAPGRGYHWGSEAHHPTLPRGHRVQVGTVAPLEQILFGPGLAADGTTNLIGALRHAMATTGYTDLKELQRIEVVTTV, from the coding sequence ATGAGCGAGATCGAGATCGGCCGCAACAAGCGCGGACGCCGCAGCTACTCCTTCGACGACGTCGCCGTGGTGCCCTCCCGGCGCACACGCGACCCCGAGGATGTCTCCACCGCCTGGCAGGTCGACGCCTACCGGTTCGAGATCCCGATCTTCGCCGCCCCCATGGACTCGGTGATGTCGCCCGCCACCGCCATTGCCCTCGGCCGCGCCGGCGGCCTCGGGGTGCTGGACCTCGAGGGCCTGTGGACCCGCTACGAGGACCCCACCGCGCAGTTCGAGGCCATCGCCGACGCCGATGAGGACTCCGTCGTCGAGACCCTGCGCCAGGCGTATTCCGCGCCGATCCAGCCGGAGCTGATCACCGCCCGCATCCGGGAGCTGCGCGAGGCCGGGGTCACCGCCGCCGGTGCCCTGTCGCCGCAGCGCACCCAGGAGCACTACCGCACCGTCATCGACGCCGGAGTCGACATCTTCGTCATCCGCGGCACCACCGTCTCCGCGGAGCATGTCTCCAGCGGTCGCGAACCGCTGAACCTCAAGCGCTTCATCTATGAGCTCGACGTGCCGGTGATCGTCGGCGGCTGCGCCACCTACACCGCTGCCCTGCATCTCATGCGGACCGGCGCCGCCGGCGTGCTCGTCGGGTTCGGCGGCGGCGCCGCCCAGACCACCCGCGAGACCCTCGGCATCTCCGTGCCGCTGGCCACCGCGGTGGCCGACGTGGCCGCCGCCCGCCGCGACTACATGGACGAATCCGGGGGCCGCTACGTGCACGTGATCGCCGACGGTGGTCTCGGCCGCTCGGGTGACCTGGTGAAGGCCATCGCCTGCGGCGCCGACGGGCTGATGGTCGGGGCCGCCCTGGCCCGCGCCGCCGAGGCCCCCGGTCGGGGTTACCACTGGGGCAGCGAGGCCCACCATCCGACGCTGCCGCGCGGCCACCGGGTGCAGGTCGGCACCGTGGCACCGTTGGAGCAGATCCTCTTCGGTCCCGGTCTCGCCGCCGACGGCACCACCAACCTCATCGGTGCGCTGCGGCACGCCATGGCCACCACCGGGTACACCGACCTCAAGGAACTGCAGCGCATCGAGGTCGTCACCACGGTCTGA
- a CDS encoding exonuclease domain-containing protein: MTSWLDRPLLGFDTETTGTDVTTDRIITVALVYSVAPGRDGETVATWLIDPGVAIPEAAQAVHGISDAHVRAHGLPPAEALDEVAALLARALEQDVPIVAYNGSFDLQILEADLARCGLPTLRERLGREIAPVIDPLVIDRGVDRFRKGKRKLVDLMAHYGVEQDGRLHTADVDVSSTLDVLRALAARHPEIAEMPLDELFRRQGEWHRDWAENFNRFLERQGRTPDAPLAWPL; this comes from the coding sequence ATGACCTCCTGGCTGGACCGCCCGCTGCTCGGCTTCGACACCGAGACCACCGGAACCGACGTCACCACCGACCGCATCATCACCGTCGCCCTGGTGTACTCCGTCGCCCCCGGCCGCGACGGCGAGACCGTCGCCACCTGGCTGATCGACCCCGGCGTCGCGATCCCCGAGGCCGCGCAGGCGGTGCACGGCATCTCAGACGCGCATGTGCGCGCCCACGGCCTCCCGCCCGCCGAGGCGCTCGACGAGGTCGCCGCGCTCCTGGCGCGCGCGCTCGAGCAGGACGTGCCGATCGTCGCGTACAACGGATCCTTCGACCTGCAGATCCTCGAGGCCGATCTCGCCCGGTGTGGGTTGCCGACGCTGCGTGAGCGGCTCGGCCGGGAGATCGCGCCGGTGATCGACCCGCTGGTGATCGACCGCGGCGTCGACCGCTTCCGCAAGGGCAAGCGCAAGCTCGTCGACCTCATGGCCCACTACGGGGTGGAACAGGACGGCCGCCTCCACACCGCCGACGTCGACGTCTCCTCCACCCTGGATGTGCTGCGGGCCCTCGCCGCCCGCCACCCGGAGATCGCCGAGATGCCGCTGGACGAGCTGTTCCGCCGCCAGGGGGAGTGGCACCGCGACTGGGCGGAGAACTTCAACCGGTTCCTGGAGCGGCAGGGCCGCACCCCCGACGCACCCCTCGCCTGGCCGCTGTGA
- the guaB gene encoding IMP dehydrogenase has product MTIADPFGFVGLTYDDVLLLPGETDVIPSEVDTASRLTREITLNIPLASAAMDTVTESRMAIAMARLGGIGILHRNLSIEDQAHQVDLVKRTQTGRITNPVTIGPDATLEDFDQLCGQFRVSGLPVVDPENRLLGICTNRDLRFIPVAEWATTKVRDVMTTELFTAPDTVTAEEATALLRRNKRERLPLVDADGRLTGLITVKDFVKSEQFPQASKDGQGRLLVGAGVGFFGDSLDRAGQLRDAGVDVLVVDTANGHARLALDMIKTIKSDPYFADVQVIGGNVATCEGAQALVDAGADAVKVGVGPGSICTTRVVAGVGVPQVTAIHEASRATKPAGVPLIGDGGLQYSGDIAKALVAGADTVMIGSLFAGTEESPGEVVLVNGKQYKSYRGMGSLGAMASRGKKSFSKDRYFQADVSSDDKIVPEGIEGRVAFKGALGGVVHQLVGGLSQSMFYVGAHTVPELKERGRFVRITAAGLKESHPHDLAAIMEAPNYTVR; this is encoded by the coding sequence ATGACGATCGCGGACCCCTTCGGCTTTGTCGGCCTCACCTACGACGATGTGCTGCTGCTCCCCGGCGAGACGGACGTGATCCCCTCCGAGGTGGACACCGCCAGCCGCCTCACCCGCGAGATCACCCTCAACATCCCCCTGGCCAGCGCCGCCATGGACACCGTGACCGAGTCCCGGATGGCCATCGCCATGGCCCGCCTGGGCGGCATCGGCATCCTGCACCGCAACCTGTCCATCGAGGACCAGGCCCACCAGGTCGACCTCGTCAAGCGCACCCAGACCGGCCGCATCACCAACCCGGTGACCATCGGCCCGGACGCCACCCTGGAGGACTTCGACCAGCTGTGCGGCCAGTTCCGCGTCTCCGGTCTGCCGGTGGTCGACCCGGAGAACCGCCTGCTGGGCATCTGCACGAACCGTGATCTGCGTTTCATCCCCGTCGCTGAATGGGCCACCACCAAGGTGCGGGACGTCATGACCACCGAGCTGTTCACCGCGCCGGATACCGTCACCGCGGAGGAGGCCACCGCCCTGCTGCGCCGCAACAAGCGCGAGCGGCTGCCGCTGGTGGACGCCGACGGCCGCCTCACCGGTCTGATCACCGTCAAGGACTTCGTGAAGTCGGAACAGTTCCCGCAGGCCTCCAAGGACGGCCAGGGCCGCCTGCTGGTCGGCGCCGGCGTCGGCTTCTTCGGCGACTCCCTCGACCGCGCCGGGCAACTGCGTGACGCCGGGGTGGATGTGCTGGTGGTCGACACCGCCAACGGCCACGCCCGCCTGGCGCTCGACATGATCAAGACCATCAAATCCGACCCGTACTTCGCGGACGTGCAGGTGATCGGCGGCAACGTGGCCACCTGCGAGGGCGCCCAGGCGCTGGTCGATGCCGGCGCCGATGCGGTGAAGGTCGGCGTCGGCCCGGGCTCCATCTGCACCACCCGCGTCGTCGCCGGTGTCGGCGTGCCGCAGGTGACCGCCATCCACGAGGCCTCCCGCGCCACCAAGCCCGCGGGCGTGCCGCTGATCGGTGACGGCGGTCTGCAGTACTCCGGTGACATCGCCAAGGCCCTCGTGGCCGGCGCCGACACCGTCATGATCGGCTCCCTGTTCGCCGGCACCGAGGAATCCCCGGGTGAGGTGGTGCTGGTCAACGGCAAGCAGTACAAGAGCTACCGCGGCATGGGATCGCTGGGGGCGATGGCCTCGCGCGGCAAAAAGTCCTTCTCCAAGGACCGTTACTTCCAGGCCGACGTCAGCAGCGACGACAAGATCGTCCCCGAGGGCATCGAGGGTCGTGTGGCGTTCAAGGGCGCCCTCGGCGGCGTCGTGCACCAGCTGGTGGGCGGGCTGTCGCAGTCGATGTTCTACGTCGGCGCGCACACCGTGCCGGAGCTCAAGGAGCGCGGCCGCTTCGTGCGGATCACCGCGGCGGGTCTGAAGGAATCCCACCCCCACGACCTCGCCGCCATCATGGAGGCCCCGAACTACACGGTGCGGTGA
- a CDS encoding pseudouridine synthase yields the protein MSRRPRPRPPLPQRDGLDPVRLRLGPHVQGTAFTVLAERFPPVLDPAARPLTERFARGEIVRADGSPWTADDPARTGDELWFHRELRPEPRADQPELPILLHDEHLLVIDKPHGVATMPRGEHVLRSALVRLRQSTGLEDLAPIHRLDRPTAGVLAFSCRREERSAYQDLFAQRRVRKVYRAVVVADETLPLGADMLLEDRLVKDRSVLQARVETGAPNARTRLRVVAVGDGRAEVELVPQTGRTHQLRLQLASRGWGIVGDPLYPQVRDAEAVLAAEGPLRLLAAELAFTDPITGEPRDLASPRSLEP from the coding sequence GTGAGCCGGCGGCCGCGGCCCCGGCCGCCGCTGCCGCAGCGCGACGGACTGGACCCGGTGCGGCTGCGCCTGGGCCCGCACGTACAGGGCACCGCGTTCACGGTGCTCGCCGAGCGGTTCCCGCCTGTGCTCGATCCCGCCGCCCGACCGCTCACAGAGCGTTTCGCCCGTGGGGAGATCGTGCGGGCCGACGGGAGCCCCTGGACGGCGGATGATCCGGCCCGCACCGGCGATGAGCTCTGGTTCCACCGCGAACTGCGGCCCGAACCTCGAGCAGATCAACCAGAGCTGCCGATCCTGCTGCACGACGAGCACCTGCTGGTGATCGACAAACCCCACGGGGTGGCGACCATGCCCCGCGGTGAGCACGTGCTGCGCTCTGCGCTCGTGCGCCTGCGGCAGAGCACGGGTCTGGAGGACCTCGCCCCGATCCACCGCCTGGACCGTCCCACCGCGGGGGTGCTCGCCTTCTCCTGCCGTCGGGAGGAACGCTCCGCCTACCAGGACCTGTTCGCGCAGCGAAGGGTGCGCAAGGTGTATCGGGCCGTCGTGGTGGCCGACGAGACCCTGCCCCTGGGTGCCGACATGCTGCTGGAGGACCGGCTGGTCAAGGACCGCAGCGTGCTGCAAGCGCGCGTCGAGACGGGCGCACCGAACGCGCGGACACGGCTGCGCGTGGTGGCGGTGGGGGACGGACGCGCCGAGGTGGAGCTGGTCCCGCAGACGGGGCGCACCCATCAGCTGCGCCTGCAACTCGCCTCGCGCGGCTGGGGCATCGTGGGAGATCCGCTGTACCCGCAGGTGAGGGACGCCGAGGCCGTGCTCGCGGCCGAGGGGCCGCTGCGGCTGCTCGCGGCGGAACTCGCCTTCACCGACCCGATCACGGGGGAGCCACGCGACCTGGCCAGCCCCCGTAGCCTGGAGCCATGA
- the groL gene encoding chaperonin GroEL (60 kDa chaperone family; promotes refolding of misfolded polypeptides especially under stressful conditions; forms two stacked rings of heptamers to form a barrel-shaped 14mer; ends can be capped by GroES; misfolded proteins enter the barrel where they are refolded when GroES binds) has product MAKEIIYDEEARRALERGVDRLANTVKVTLGPKGRNVVLDKKWGAPTITNDGVTIAREIELEDPFENLGAQLTKEVATKTNDVAGDGTTTATVLAQALVHEGLRNVASGAAPAALKRGMEKAVEAVSEKLGEIAIEVEGKEQIANVAAVSSQDREIGELLAEAFDKVGKDGVITVEESSTTAMELDFTEGMQFDKGFISPHFVTDADRQEVVLENAYVLLNQGKISAVADLLPLLEKVVESGKPLFVIAEDIDGEALSTLVVNKIRGTFKGAAVKAPAFGDRRKAMLQDIAVLTGAQVVTPDLGLDLKTVGLDVLGTAGRIVVTKDTTTIVGGAGDDQAVADRVAQIRGEIEHTDSDWDREKLQERLAKLAGGVSVIKVGAHTEVELKEKKMRIEDAVSATRAAIDEGMVAGGGSAIVQASSVLDGDLGLTGDEAIGVRAVAKALVEPLRWIAENAGLEGYVVVEKVKAAQTGHGLNAATGEYVDLVDAGIIDPVKVTRSALRNAASIATLVLTTETLVVEKKDDDED; this is encoded by the coding sequence ATGGCCAAGGAGATCATCTACGACGAGGAGGCACGGCGCGCGCTCGAGCGCGGCGTCGACCGTCTCGCGAACACCGTCAAGGTGACGCTCGGCCCCAAGGGCCGCAACGTCGTGCTCGACAAGAAGTGGGGCGCCCCCACCATCACCAACGACGGCGTGACCATCGCCCGTGAGATCGAGCTCGAGGATCCGTTCGAGAACCTCGGTGCGCAGCTCACCAAGGAGGTCGCGACCAAGACCAACGACGTGGCGGGCGACGGGACCACCACCGCCACCGTCCTGGCCCAGGCGCTCGTGCACGAGGGCCTGCGCAACGTCGCCTCCGGCGCCGCCCCGGCCGCCCTCAAGCGCGGGATGGAGAAGGCCGTCGAGGCCGTCTCCGAGAAGCTCGGCGAGATCGCGATCGAGGTCGAGGGCAAGGAGCAGATCGCGAACGTCGCGGCCGTCTCCTCCCAGGACCGCGAGATCGGCGAGCTGCTGGCCGAGGCCTTCGACAAGGTCGGCAAGGACGGCGTCATCACCGTGGAGGAGTCCTCCACCACGGCGATGGAGCTGGACTTCACCGAGGGCATGCAGTTCGACAAGGGCTTCATCTCCCCGCACTTCGTGACCGACGCCGACCGCCAGGAGGTCGTGCTCGAGAACGCCTACGTGCTGCTGAACCAGGGCAAGATCTCCGCCGTGGCGGACCTCCTGCCGCTGCTGGAGAAGGTCGTCGAGTCCGGCAAGCCGCTGTTCGTCATCGCCGAGGACATCGACGGTGAGGCCCTGTCCACCCTGGTGGTGAACAAGATCCGCGGCACCTTCAAGGGCGCCGCCGTGAAGGCCCCCGCCTTCGGCGACCGCCGCAAGGCCATGCTGCAGGACATCGCGGTGCTCACCGGCGCCCAGGTCGTCACCCCCGACCTCGGCCTCGACCTGAAGACCGTGGGCCTGGACGTGCTCGGCACCGCCGGCCGCATCGTCGTCACCAAGGACACCACCACCATCGTGGGCGGCGCCGGTGACGACCAGGCCGTGGCCGACCGCGTCGCGCAGATCCGAGGCGAGATCGAGCACACCGACTCCGACTGGGACCGCGAGAAGCTCCAGGAGCGTCTCGCGAAGCTCGCCGGCGGCGTGTCCGTCATCAAGGTGGGCGCCCACACGGAGGTCGAGCTCAAGGAGAAGAAGATGCGGATCGAGGACGCGGTCTCCGCGACCCGCGCCGCGATCGACGAGGGCATGGTGGCCGGTGGCGGCAGCGCCATCGTCCAAGCCTCCTCCGTGCTCGACGGTGACCTCGGTCTGACCGGGGACGAGGCTATCGGCGTGCGCGCCGTGGCCAAGGCCCTGGTGGAGCCGCTGCGCTGGATCGCCGAGAACGCCGGCCTCGAGGGTTACGTCGTGGTGGAGAAGGTCAAGGCCGCGCAGACCGGCCACGGCCTGAACGCCGCCACCGGCGAGTACGTGGACCTGGTGGACGCGGGCATCATCGACCCCGTCAAGGTCACCCGCTCCGCCCTGCGCAACGCCGCCTCCATCGCCACCCTGGTGCTCACCACCGAGACCCTGGTCGTGGAGAAGAAGGACGACGACGAGGACTGA
- the groES gene encoding co-chaperone GroES, with product MSVSIKPLEDRVVVKPLEAEQTTASGIVIPDTAKEKPQEGEVVAVGEGRFDDKGQRVPMDVKVGDKVVFSKYGGTELKYGNEEYLILGSRDILAIVEG from the coding sequence ATGTCGGTCTCCATCAAGCCCCTTGAGGATCGTGTCGTCGTCAAGCCGCTCGAGGCCGAGCAGACCACCGCGTCCGGCATCGTGATCCCGGACACCGCCAAGGAGAAGCCCCAGGAGGGCGAGGTCGTCGCCGTCGGCGAGGGCCGGTTCGATGACAAGGGCCAGCGCGTTCCCATGGACGTCAAGGTCGGCGACAAGGTCGTCTTCTCCAAGTACGGCGGCACCGAGCTGAAGTACGGCAACGAGGAGTACCTGATCCTGGGCTCCCGCGACATCCTCGCGATCGTCGAGGGCTGA